The Chloroflexota bacterium genome has a window encoding:
- a CDS encoding PhzF family phenazine biosynthesis protein — translation MIKSYELLQVDAFTDSPLGGNPCAVVFDTDEMHSATMLAIAREMNLSETAFVRRSDIADFGVRYFTPAEEIPLAGHPTIATARALIDTGRLALQEPVTHLRLELNVGPIEVEIFSEGEIIQRIVMSQKRPQFLSTHDPAEVMPIFGLSPKDALPGVPIQTVSTGTPQLMVAVRDLEVLRRIRLDVAAYGAYRARADFFSPHLFCLEGVTPEGQTFARHFGVPPDTPEDPFTGSATGGMAAFLWRYGLLKVPVFVADQGHWMQRPGQASVEVVGPPENIETVKVGGNAVTVMHGKLVI, via the coding sequence ATGATAAAAAGCTACGAACTTCTGCAAGTTGATGCTTTCACAGATTCCCCCCTGGGCGGCAATCCCTGTGCGGTGGTTTTCGATACCGATGAAATGCATTCGGCTACCATGCTGGCGATTGCCAGAGAGATGAATCTCTCCGAGACGGCATTTGTGCGCCGCTCGGATATTGCCGATTTCGGAGTGCGCTATTTCACCCCTGCAGAAGAAATTCCGCTGGCCGGGCACCCTACGATTGCCACGGCTCGCGCCCTGATTGATACGGGGCGGCTGGCGCTTCAGGAACCAGTCACCCACCTGAGGCTTGAACTGAACGTCGGCCCCATTGAAGTAGAAATATTCTCCGAGGGCGAAATAATCCAACGGATTGTGATGTCCCAAAAAAGGCCGCAATTCTTATCTACGCACGATCCCGCTGAGGTGATGCCCATTTTCGGGTTGTCGCCGAAGGATGCTCTGCCGGGTGTGCCGATTCAAACCGTCAGTACGGGCACGCCGCAATTGATGGTCGCCGTGCGCGATCTGGAGGTGCTGCGCCGCATCCGCCTGGATGTGGCCGCGTATGGCGCATACCGCGCCCGCGCGGATTTTTTTAGCCCGCACCTGTTCTGTCTGGAAGGCGTCACCCCCGAGGGGCAGACCTTTGCCCGTCATTTTGGTGTACCGCCTGATACCCCTGAAGACCCCTTTACTGGATCGGCTACTGGCGGTATGGCAGCTTTCTTGTGGCGCTATGGATTGCTCAAGGTGCCGGTTTTTGTGGCCGATCAAGGCCACTGGATGCAGCGTCCCGGACAGGCCAGCGTGGAAGTTGTCGGCCCGCCAGAGAATATCGAAACCGTAAAGGTTGGCGGAAACGCTGTTACCGTAATGCACGGAAAACTGGTAATTTAA